One Chitinophagales bacterium genomic window carries:
- the thrS gene encoding threonine--tRNA ligase, with the protein MIKITFPDGTIREYEQGITSLDIAKSISEGLARKIVVSKVDDKVQDATRPINQDSTLKLLTWDDSEGKATFWHSSAHLMAEALEFYFPGIKFGYGPPVENGFYYDIDLGGREIKPEDLRKIEQKMKELAAKNNHYIRREVSKEEALKYFQEKGDEYKVQTIYELNDGEITFYQQGNFIDLCRGPHIPNTSFIKAILLTNIAGAYWKGDEKNKQLTRIYGITFPKQKELDDYVTALEEARKRDHRKIGKDLEIFIFDDDVGPGLPLWLPNGGILIEQLEALAKKTEAEGGYARVKTPHIAKESLYLKSGHLPYYADSMYPPMELEGIKYYLKAMNCPHHHKIYAASPRSYKDLPLRLAEYGMCYRYEQSGELFGLMRVRCLQINDGHIYCSEEQFESEFKAVNEMYLKYFKIFGIEKYQMRFSTHNPARLGKKYLDMPELWKKTEDMVRKVLIESNIPHVEVADEAAFYGPKIDVQVWSVIGREFTLATNQVDFAQPLRFDLSFQNKNNESETPIVIHRAPLGTHERFIGFLIEHYAGNFPVWLAPRQVAILPISDRHTMYGKKLLDLLRKHNLRAELDERAEKIGKKIRDAEMKKIPYMLIIGDKEEQEEKMSVRKHGEGDKGQMPVDVFLNQLISEAAIP; encoded by the coding sequence ATGATTAAGATTACATTTCCCGACGGTACAATCAGGGAATATGAACAAGGAATCACTTCACTTGATATAGCAAAGTCTATTAGCGAAGGATTAGCCAGAAAAATAGTAGTGTCAAAGGTGGATGACAAAGTGCAGGATGCAACAAGACCTATTAACCAGGATTCGACTTTAAAGTTGCTGACCTGGGATGATTCAGAAGGAAAAGCCACTTTCTGGCATTCCTCTGCACATCTGATGGCGGAGGCATTGGAATTTTACTTTCCCGGGATAAAGTTCGGATATGGCCCACCCGTTGAAAATGGATTTTATTATGATATTGATTTAGGAGGAAGAGAAATAAAGCCTGAAGATTTAAGGAAGATAGAACAAAAAATGAAAGAGCTCGCGGCAAAAAATAATCATTATATCCGCAGGGAAGTTTCAAAAGAAGAAGCATTAAAATATTTTCAGGAAAAAGGAGATGAGTATAAAGTGCAAACCATTTATGAGCTGAATGACGGCGAGATCACTTTTTATCAGCAGGGAAATTTTATTGATTTGTGCAGAGGGCCTCATATTCCCAATACAAGCTTTATAAAAGCAATATTGCTCACAAATATAGCAGGAGCTTACTGGAAGGGTGATGAGAAGAACAAGCAGCTCACCCGCATCTATGGTATCACTTTTCCAAAACAAAAAGAGCTTGATGATTATGTAACGGCGCTTGAAGAAGCCAGGAAGCGTGATCACCGGAAAATAGGCAAGGATCTGGAAATCTTCATTTTTGATGATGATGTAGGACCGGGACTTCCATTGTGGCTGCCTAATGGTGGCATTTTGATTGAGCAACTGGAGGCACTCGCAAAAAAGACTGAAGCTGAGGGGGGCTATGCCCGTGTAAAAACTCCTCACATTGCAAAAGAATCCCTGTATTTAAAGAGCGGGCACTTGCCTTACTATGCCGATTCCATGTACCCGCCAATGGAACTTGAAGGAATTAAGTATTACCTGAAAGCTATGAATTGCCCTCATCACCATAAAATTTATGCTGCTTCCCCCCGTAGTTATAAAGACCTTCCGCTTCGGCTGGCGGAATATGGAATGTGCTACCGCTATGAACAGTCGGGCGAGCTCTTTGGACTTATGCGCGTACGTTGCCTCCAGATAAATGATGGCCATATTTATTGCTCCGAAGAGCAGTTTGAAAGTGAGTTTAAGGCAGTAAATGAGATGTACCTGAAGTATTTTAAAATTTTCGGGATTGAAAAATACCAAATGCGTTTTTCCACCCATAATCCTGCACGGCTGGGTAAGAAATATCTGGACATGCCCGAATTATGGAAGAAGACTGAGGATATGGTTCGCAAAGTATTAATTGAATCAAATATTCCCCATGTAGAAGTAGCTGATGAAGCTGCATTCTACGGACCTAAAATAGACGTTCAGGTCTGGAGTGTTATTGGAAGAGAATTTACTTTAGCAACAAACCAGGTTGATTTCGCACAACCATTACGTTTCGATCTGTCTTTTCAGAATAAGAACAACGAATCCGAAACGCCAATCGTTATTCACCGGGCACCTTTGGGAACACATGAGCGCTTCATCGGATTTTTAATTGAGCATTATGCAGGCAACTTTCCGGTATGGCTGGCGCCCAGGCAGGTAGCTATTTTGCCCATTAGCGACCGGCATACAATGTATGGTAAAAAATTATTAGACCTTTTACGTAAGCATAACCTGCGGGCGGAACTCGATGAACGCGCAGAAAAGATTGGAAAAAAGATCAGAGATGCAGAAATGAAGAAGATTCCCTACATGCTGATAATTGGTGACAAAGAAGAGCAGGAAGAAAAAATGAGTGTAAGAAAGCATGGTGAGGGAGATAAGGGCCAAATGCCGGTGGATGTGTTTTTAAATCAGCTAATATCAGAAGCGGCTATACCCTGA